A single window of Leptospira semungkisensis DNA harbors:
- a CDS encoding YdeI/OmpD-associated family protein, whose product MSKKNPKVDIFLAKTDSWEKEFKKLREILLECGLTEELKWGQPCYTLEKNNIVLIHGFKEYCALLLFKGALLKDPKKILIQQTENVQSARQIRFTSLQEITKLKAAIKTYVQEAIKVEKAGLKVKLKKTSEYAMPEEFLSKLDDVPNLKAAFDALTPGRQRAYILHFSAPKQSKTRESRVEKAIPMIMKGKGLND is encoded by the coding sequence ATGAGTAAAAAGAATCCCAAAGTCGATATATTCCTAGCAAAGACAGATAGCTGGGAGAAGGAATTTAAAAAGTTAAGAGAGATTCTTCTCGAATGCGGGTTAACCGAAGAATTGAAATGGGGACAACCTTGTTATACATTAGAGAAAAACAATATTGTTTTGATCCACGGTTTTAAAGAATACTGCGCACTGCTCTTGTTCAAAGGTGCCCTACTAAAAGACCCGAAGAAAATCCTTATCCAACAAACAGAGAATGTGCAATCTGCGCGCCAGATCCGTTTTACCAGTTTGCAGGAGATCACTAAGTTAAAGGCCGCAATTAAGACATACGTTCAAGAAGCCATAAAAGTCGAAAAGGCTGGCCTGAAGGTAAAACTAAAGAAAACTTCCGAATATGCAATGCCGGAAGAATTCCTTAGTAAATTGGATGATGTTCCTAATTTGAAGGCTGCGTTCGATGCTCTTACACCGGGGAGACAAAGAGCTTATATTCTACATTTTTCGGCGCCCAAACAATCTAAGACAAGAGAATCGAGAGTGGAGAAAGCTATTCCGATGATCATGAAAGGAAAGGGATTAAACGACTAG
- a CDS encoding PTS sugar transporter subunit IIA: MNQLLALLKPETVIFEIEGSSKEEVINQLLQKAVDSGLISGEDREPVYESLMAREKSMSTGIGSGVAIPHCSVNLVDELKCVMGLSRKGIDFDAIDHLPVHIFILLIVPKSKFQEHIKTLAQIAKTLNVKEDREKLILSQNFEDIRKAFSA, encoded by the coding sequence ATGAACCAGCTCCTCGCTTTACTTAAGCCCGAGACTGTAATTTTTGAAATAGAAGGTTCCTCGAAGGAAGAAGTGATCAATCAACTTCTCCAAAAGGCCGTCGACTCCGGACTCATCTCCGGGGAGGACAGAGAACCTGTGTATGAATCTTTGATGGCGAGAGAGAAGTCCATGTCGACCGGGATCGGAAGCGGTGTCGCTATCCCCCATTGTTCGGTCAACCTGGTGGACGAACTCAAATGCGTGATGGGGCTCTCGCGAAAGGGCATCGACTTTGACGCAATCGACCATCTCCCCGTTCATATCTTCATTCTTCTAATCGTTCCCAAATCCAAATTCCAAGAACATATCAAGACCCTGGCCCAGATCGCTAAGACTCTGAACGTAAAAGAGGACAGGGAGAAATTGATCCTCTCTCAAAATTTCGAAGATATCCGGAAAGCTTTCTCGGCTTGA
- a CDS encoding ABC transporter permease subunit — protein sequence MSITDYLRWAAISTYLLLVVLGIFITQAPTFVNLDDSFLSPSLSFPFGKDRLGRDVFSMFAYGSLATFLFAFPARILTLAISSLIAFFAYSSPFAKRNVLTPLSSVFVSLPSLLLALLVVQVFGSGPIPLFIAILLGDWAQAYETVRAKIEEVSSSGYALVASCFGASKGYVFREHLLPQTFQILRVLLTTGLPSVVMTLAIFGFLGISVGGETFGPGLGEQIAFSKDYAQTAPWSLVFPTLGILGLVITVGGKRS from the coding sequence TTGAGTATAACCGATTATTTGCGTTGGGCCGCGATTTCCACCTATCTCTTGTTAGTTGTTTTGGGAATTTTTATAACCCAAGCTCCTACCTTTGTGAATCTAGATGATTCCTTTCTTTCTCCTTCTTTGAGTTTTCCCTTTGGAAAAGATAGATTAGGAAGAGATGTGTTTTCTATGTTTGCTTATGGAAGTTTGGCTACTTTCTTATTCGCATTTCCTGCAAGAATACTGACTCTCGCTATATCATCTCTCATCGCATTTTTTGCATATTCCAGTCCATTTGCAAAGAGGAATGTTCTAACTCCATTGTCTTCTGTGTTTGTTTCTCTTCCTTCCTTGCTTTTGGCCTTACTAGTAGTGCAGGTATTCGGTTCAGGACCAATTCCATTGTTCATTGCTATTCTGCTCGGAGACTGGGCACAGGCCTACGAAACGGTACGAGCGAAAATAGAAGAGGTGAGTAGTAGTGGGTATGCGTTAGTCGCTTCTTGCTTCGGCGCGAGCAAGGGCTATGTATTTAGGGAACATCTTCTTCCTCAGACTTTTCAAATTCTGAGAGTCTTGCTGACCACCGGATTGCCTTCTGTGGTGATGACTTTAGCTATCTTCGGATTCTTGGGGATTTCTGTCGGAGGAGAGACCTTCGGACCTGGCTTGGGAGAACAGATTGCCTTTTCTAAGGATTATGCACAGACTGCTCCTTGGTCCTTAGTGTTTCCAACTCTAGGAATACTAGGACTTGTAATCACAGTAGGAGGAAAGAGATCTTGA
- a CDS encoding alpha/beta fold hydrolase, with amino-acid sequence MRTLASCIDSLEKIQLGGCEQWISIRSRQPEGPILLFLHGGPGTAQIFFSRKPQRELEHHFIVVNWDQRGSGKSYNKNIKQSEMTIDTFLHDTQELIEYLTKRFNKEKIFLVGHSWGSILGMKLAASRPDLIFAYIGIGQIVDMKKGEIVSYNYTLQQAIKSNNNKAIQELKRIGLPPYPDLNSAGIQRKWLSIFKGTMRKGNIYKTILANMTLSDVSISYILKFVKGIMFSLQSLDNEQMNINLMQEVPRVTVPVYFCEGKYDYTVPFELAEEYIKVLEAPQKRIVWFDNSGHLPNFEEPKKFNDFCISLLGKNEA; translated from the coding sequence ATGCGTACACTGGCTTCTTGTATCGACTCTCTTGAAAAAATTCAACTTGGGGGCTGCGAGCAATGGATTTCGATTCGGTCAAGGCAGCCGGAAGGTCCGATTCTATTATTCTTGCATGGTGGTCCTGGCACGGCTCAAATTTTCTTTTCTAGAAAACCTCAGAGAGAGCTAGAACATCATTTTATTGTAGTCAACTGGGACCAAAGAGGCTCCGGTAAATCATATAATAAAAATATAAAGCAGTCTGAAATGACAATCGACACTTTTTTGCATGATACGCAAGAGTTGATCGAATATTTGACTAAGAGATTCAATAAAGAAAAGATCTTTCTAGTGGGACATTCTTGGGGCAGTATCCTGGGGATGAAACTGGCAGCATCAAGGCCGGATCTTATATTTGCTTATATTGGAATTGGCCAAATAGTGGATATGAAAAAGGGGGAGATTGTATCCTATAATTATACTCTTCAACAAGCAATCAAATCCAATAACAATAAGGCGATCCAAGAGCTGAAACGAATCGGGTTGCCTCCTTATCCTGATTTAAACTCTGCGGGAATTCAAAGGAAATGGTTATCTATATTTAAAGGAACAATGCGAAAGGGAAATATTTACAAAACGATCTTGGCGAACATGACCTTATCCGATGTAAGTATTTCTTATATTTTAAAATTTGTTAAAGGGATCATGTTTTCATTGCAAAGTTTAGACAATGAGCAAATGAATATTAATTTGATGCAGGAAGTTCCAAGGGTTACTGTACCGGTGTATTTCTGTGAAGGAAAATACGATTATACTGTTCCGTTTGAGCTAGCGGAAGAATATATAAAAGTATTGGAAGCTCCGCAAAAAAGGATCGTATGGTTCGACAATTCCGGTCACCTTCCGAATTTCGAGGAGCCGAAAAAGTTTAATGATTTTTGTATTTCATTATTAGGAAAAAATGAAGCTTAA
- a CDS encoding ABC transporter permease, translated as MLEEAKRFLIFAVFLSAVAVFFSQLRSVNKEFLQADSGIRQEDSAELSQREGFATQYLLFWKGLITFDLGKTESGDSVLSHLLSRFWPTLHLAGFAIFVGTFFSVSLALLSQTKTFAFLGGLFSLTSQLILSTPIFVVAVFLLILFFLVLGWLPPGGYEPGETAYVILPGIALGSRVFARIFLFAYKLADTEEKSAYVNVLKARGYSENRILFKHILIKISPVLLILVLLDLSSLLSGAIVVEEIFFFPGIGKSMYHAIRTMDSGLLAALLFYSGTVFYILTRVSERVRDRLLGWETGAA; from the coding sequence TTGTTGGAAGAAGCCAAGCGATTCTTGATCTTTGCGGTATTTCTTTCCGCAGTCGCAGTCTTCTTTTCCCAACTTCGCTCTGTGAATAAGGAATTTTTGCAAGCCGACTCAGGGATCCGACAAGAGGATTCCGCGGAGCTTTCGCAGCGCGAAGGTTTCGCAACTCAGTATCTTCTTTTTTGGAAAGGTTTGATTACCTTCGATTTGGGGAAGACTGAGTCAGGTGATTCTGTGCTTTCTCACTTGCTCTCCCGTTTTTGGCCGACTCTGCATTTGGCGGGTTTTGCGATCTTTGTGGGAACTTTCTTCTCTGTGAGTCTCGCCCTTCTTTCTCAGACTAAAACTTTTGCGTTCTTAGGCGGTTTGTTTAGTCTGACGAGCCAGTTGATTTTATCTACTCCCATCTTTGTGGTGGCTGTCTTTCTTCTGATCTTATTCTTCTTGGTTTTGGGATGGTTGCCTCCGGGAGGATATGAGCCAGGGGAAACCGCTTATGTGATCCTGCCAGGGATTGCTTTAGGGTCCAGAGTGTTCGCAAGAATCTTTTTATTCGCATATAAGCTTGCGGATACGGAAGAAAAGTCCGCCTACGTAAACGTTTTAAAGGCGAGAGGATATTCGGAAAATCGAATATTATTCAAGCATATATTGATTAAGATCTCTCCTGTGCTTTTGATCTTGGTTCTCTTGGATCTGAGTTCTCTTCTTTCAGGTGCGATCGTTGTAGAAGAGATCTTTTTCTTTCCAGGAATTGGCAAGTCCATGTATCACGCGATTCGCACCATGGACTCTGGTTTGCTTGCCGCATTGCTTTTTTATAGCGGGACTGTTTTCTATATTCTGACTAGGGTCTCCGAACGAGTTCGGGATAGACTTTTGGGTTGGGAAACGGGGGCAGCTTGA
- a CDS encoding tetratricopeptide repeat protein, translating to MPKNDDWFRGPVWDEQTRLEFFQRLARSRGSFHKAQYARIKAHGLFESGDPERINESLKLLKTVEAEWPEPSEMAMCYLQMAQCHAALGQQEAAIESFEQCISAQRFYPNLQTRVLLDFPEYIAVNRLVNLYSRALELLSEWEKQGAATVFPADKFTALASRAIFANDTKNLEQAIDLANQALSVSEVQHSGFRYHSRLGLVESEDPLLSAIQLLAAGKVLPRTDQHDK from the coding sequence TTGCCTAAGAATGATGATTGGTTTCGTGGTCCTGTTTGGGATGAGCAAACTCGCCTAGAATTTTTCCAGCGCTTAGCTCGCAGTAGAGGCTCCTTCCACAAGGCTCAATACGCACGCATCAAGGCTCATGGTCTCTTTGAATCTGGAGACCCGGAGCGAATTAATGAATCCCTCAAGCTATTGAAAACTGTGGAGGCCGAATGGCCAGAGCCTTCAGAAATGGCGATGTGCTATCTCCAAATGGCGCAGTGCCATGCAGCTCTTGGACAACAAGAGGCAGCGATAGAATCCTTTGAACAATGTATCTCCGCACAGAGATTCTATCCGAACCTTCAGACCCGTGTGCTGTTGGACTTTCCCGAATACATTGCCGTCAACCGCCTTGTAAATCTATATAGTCGCGCACTCGAGTTGCTTAGTGAATGGGAGAAGCAAGGCGCAGCTACAGTATTTCCTGCCGACAAATTCACTGCACTTGCCTCGCGAGCGATTTTTGCTAACGACACAAAAAATCTGGAGCAAGCCATCGATTTGGCAAACCAGGCTCTATCTGTTAGCGAAGTCCAGCATAGTGGATTCCGCTATCACAGTCGGCTGGGTCTTGTTGAAAGTGAAGATCCCCTATTGTCGGCGATTCAGCTTCTTGCAGCAGGTAAGGTATTACCAAGAACGGACCAACATGATAAATGA
- a CDS encoding PEGA domain-containing protein — protein MRFRFPKKISAFAVLLSLLPLAIVGPIYGIDEYYRFQELSSPERIQFEKERKLCIFPLRNLSGDKNIDFYSAGYASVVYSGLKSLVQIYDESLIPKSIQYAYGAQGESTRIREGEWDAKKLEKLRRGEYNLTTSRDPRYLSLKVQPYEGEVAPDEGFIIPVSRKFDCFYAIYGEFEKKGKDEIQIRIRLRSSKDGSKKEFSHKTSVRRSYQELGTIIEEIRRILLGKTTQTFSVKTSQHYDSLVFLDGNYIGKTPLRRTDILAGVHDVRVTKNGFEDWIGQVDLRDGPKELNIPLEKDKKEGFVTITSEPSGAKVYLGSEYLGTTPLAKIPVKTGWNRIRLTMEDHVDKFKGVEVKKGETAEVFAKLRLGDSVTYYKNRKYLFLDHTYDDFAIYSLYGTLFFYAGYYYFNYRADQAFESIRPTVTITNFVALQNLAQSSPSQQTFLMSYFYQEHVYQHARNQFNNYRSLGGNFARHTGIQGGLMLDCMGLMLALTVTFYALGLDSETVEVGTAPVKTVPSYVKVYDNQYETESFAKFKMRF, from the coding sequence TTGAGATTCAGGTTCCCAAAAAAGATCTCCGCATTCGCGGTCTTACTTTCCTTGCTGCCATTGGCGATCGTCGGGCCGATTTACGGTATTGATGAGTATTATCGCTTTCAGGAACTTTCTTCTCCTGAAAGAATTCAATTCGAGAAGGAAAGAAAGTTATGCATCTTTCCTCTTCGTAATTTATCCGGAGATAAGAATATAGATTTTTATTCTGCAGGATACGCTTCCGTTGTTTATTCAGGCTTAAAGTCGCTCGTTCAGATCTATGATGAATCCTTAATTCCTAAAAGCATACAGTACGCGTATGGGGCGCAAGGAGAGAGTACAAGGATTCGAGAAGGAGAATGGGACGCAAAGAAACTGGAGAAGTTGAGAAGGGGAGAATATAATCTAACCACTTCTCGAGATCCTAGATATCTCTCTTTGAAAGTACAGCCGTACGAAGGAGAGGTTGCTCCTGACGAAGGATTCATTATACCTGTCTCACGTAAGTTCGATTGCTTTTATGCAATCTATGGAGAATTCGAGAAGAAGGGAAAGGATGAGATCCAGATCCGCATCCGGCTTAGATCCTCCAAAGACGGGTCCAAAAAGGAATTCTCACATAAAACAAGCGTTAGACGTTCTTATCAAGAATTAGGGACAATTATAGAGGAAATTCGAAGGATCCTTTTGGGCAAAACGACCCAAACCTTTAGTGTTAAGACGAGCCAGCATTATGATAGCTTGGTCTTTCTGGATGGGAATTATATAGGTAAGACTCCGCTCAGAAGAACGGATATTTTGGCCGGGGTCCACGACGTAAGAGTGACTAAAAACGGATTCGAAGATTGGATCGGACAAGTGGATCTGAGAGACGGACCTAAAGAGTTAAATATTCCATTAGAAAAAGATAAAAAAGAAGGATTCGTCACGATTACTTCTGAGCCTTCTGGGGCAAAAGTATATCTCGGTTCCGAATATCTGGGAACGACACCACTGGCGAAGATTCCTGTCAAAACTGGCTGGAATCGGATTCGATTAACCATGGAGGACCATGTAGATAAATTTAAGGGAGTAGAAGTAAAGAAGGGCGAGACTGCCGAGGTATTTGCAAAGTTGCGATTGGGCGACTCAGTAACCTATTATAAAAATAGAAAGTATTTGTTCTTGGATCATACCTACGATGATTTTGCGATCTATTCCCTTTACGGGACCTTGTTCTTTTACGCAGGTTATTATTATTTCAATTACCGCGCCGATCAAGCCTTCGAAAGTATACGTCCAACAGTCACGATCACAAATTTTGTAGCTTTGCAGAACTTGGCTCAGTCTTCTCCCAGCCAACAGACTTTTTTAATGTCCTATTTTTACCAAGAACATGTATATCAACATGCACGTAACCAGTTCAATAATTATCGTTCTCTAGGCGGAAACTTCGCAAGGCATACCGGGATCCAAGGCGGACTCATGTTGGATTGCATGGGTTTGATGCTCGCGTTAACCGTCACATTCTATGCTCTCGGCTTAGACTCAGAAACGGTAGAAGTGGGAACTGCGCCTGTCAAAACGGTCCCTTCTTATGTGAAAGTATATGATAATCAGTACGAGACTGAATCATTTGCTAAATTCAAGATGAGATTCTGA
- a CDS encoding DUF4136 domain-containing protein — protein sequence MTKKIQLAILLVWVHAAFLNCITSEIRWTTVNTNAPLNGKFQINYQVTDAQQSLAAKILSVKLKQIGFTETKGKPDYYFNLTSLVFPRGNIKHIMANAIGNNMVMMNSSSSPRYTKSLNITINDKNKTVLWTGSALEEEAQCGELNAVMPEIITALFENYPKDQMNKNRFFYLGDSEVAKIKKEFPDASWGCY from the coding sequence ATGACAAAGAAGATTCAATTGGCTATACTTTTGGTTTGGGTTCATGCAGCTTTTTTAAACTGCATAACGTCAGAAATTAGATGGACTACCGTAAATACAAATGCTCCCCTGAACGGGAAATTTCAAATCAATTACCAAGTCACAGATGCACAGCAAAGTCTTGCTGCGAAGATATTGTCGGTAAAGTTAAAGCAAATCGGATTTACGGAAACTAAAGGCAAGCCCGATTACTACTTCAATCTAACTTCACTTGTTTTCCCGAGAGGTAATATTAAGCATATTATGGCGAATGCAATCGGAAACAACATGGTAATGATGAACTCAAGTTCAAGCCCAAGATACACGAAATCATTGAATATAACAATAAATGATAAGAACAAAACGGTGCTCTGGACGGGAAGTGCTTTAGAAGAAGAGGCGCAGTGTGGGGAATTGAATGCGGTAATGCCGGAGATAATTACTGCACTCTTTGAAAATTATCCAAAAGACCAGATGAACAAAAATCGATTTTTCTATTTAGGCGATTCGGAAGTAGCGAAGATTAAAAAGGAATTCCCAGACGCGAGTTGGGGCTGCTATTGA
- a CDS encoding Lp29 family lipoprotein, with protein MIQLRISIFLIILLTDCYSYFDVTMPNEVKDPKFKVIEQISGKNIALIGFNSYQYYEDYFQIGQAPKNANIISRYSRSFFDNSRRYRVGIAVKDPTLIEKFGIGKGIADFPVKGLREDSLNFYLMQNYLSMESDYLLKTKQSSFYEVGYFYDQYGRFYDRDIDYYVVMKNYPVFQRSTIGGYFLQFGSYFIAFFTLNYSPIVDRQYSYISFSIYDKYLVLIDEYEVKKEYFVYHTFWDKGDAPCLLNSYPTSAFAREQPACVWESNLSVGKDFVLRSLIGEIGI; from the coding sequence ATGATTCAGTTGAGAATATCTATTTTTCTTATCATTTTGCTAACTGATTGTTATTCCTATTTTGATGTAACGATGCCGAATGAGGTTAAGGATCCAAAATTTAAAGTAATAGAACAAATATCGGGTAAGAATATCGCTCTTATAGGATTCAATTCATATCAATATTATGAAGATTATTTCCAAATCGGTCAAGCTCCCAAGAATGCAAATATAATAAGCCGTTATAGTCGATCTTTCTTTGACAATAGTCGCAGATATCGCGTTGGCATTGCTGTAAAAGATCCCACTTTGATTGAGAAATTCGGAATCGGAAAGGGGATCGCTGACTTTCCGGTTAAGGGGCTTAGAGAGGATTCGCTAAATTTCTATCTTATGCAGAATTATTTAAGTATGGAGAGCGATTATCTTTTGAAAACTAAACAATCTTCTTTTTATGAAGTCGGTTATTTTTATGATCAGTATGGGAGATTTTATGATAGAGACATTGATTATTATGTAGTAATGAAAAATTATCCTGTCTTTCAGAGAAGTACTATCGGGGGATATTTTCTTCAGTTTGGATCCTATTTTATTGCATTCTTTACTTTAAATTATTCTCCTATCGTTGATCGACAATATTCCTACATCAGTTTTTCTATCTACGATAAATATTTAGTATTGATCGACGAGTACGAAGTCAAAAAAGAGTATTTTGTTTATCATACATTCTGGGATAAAGGCGATGCGCCTTGCCTGCTTAACTCATATCCAACATCAGCTTTCGCTCGAGAACAGCCAGCTTGCGTATGGGAAAGTAATCTTTCGGTGGGGAAAGACTTTGTGCTACGATCATTAATAGGGGAGATAGGAATATAA